The Desulfitobacterium chlororespirans DSM 11544 genome includes a region encoding these proteins:
- a CDS encoding FMN-binding glutamate synthase family protein — protein sequence MENTLFIFIFGVAVSFAGWLLLGFVFFFLGKRFFRTGVQRIFNLVVRRLLEDNYSENLMELWSATRRTSVQTIVEIALRAEKGKLIGRPLGSPKPYHNFDNLMFVPAQLVRLPVEREVPVDVSATLGPRAEKPMQLSIPLLIGGMGYGVALSEKAKVALAKAAKQVGTATNSGEGPFLAEERNAAGKFIWQVSRYDYGRNPQGIAEADMLEVQMGQGSRLGAHVLYPQEIKGKAQKLMGISPIVPLKGYAKLPGINSPLDWPRYVEELRQEAGGKPIGIKIMGGGRLEADLAVAVEAGFDVICIGGAQGGTAASSPTISDDFGIPSLYNLVRAQRYLIEQGVRHEVSLIASGGYDTPGKCLKAIALGADAVNLGTVPLFALVHKQIGKVMPWEPLTQLVYYNSKYKERLDVELAAQNVANVLQSFMLEMEEGIRALGKKSIHDLGPNDLVALDDWTAELTGVPRAW from the coding sequence GTGGAAAATACCCTTTTCATTTTCATCTTTGGAGTAGCGGTCAGTTTTGCAGGCTGGTTGCTTTTGGGATTTGTTTTTTTCTTCTTAGGAAAACGTTTTTTTCGGACAGGTGTGCAGCGAATATTCAATCTTGTTGTCAGGCGTTTGCTGGAAGACAATTATTCGGAGAATCTTATGGAGCTCTGGAGTGCGACCAGGAGGACATCTGTTCAAACTATCGTAGAAATCGCTCTAAGAGCAGAGAAGGGAAAGTTGATCGGCCGTCCTTTGGGAAGCCCCAAACCCTATCATAACTTTGACAATCTGATGTTTGTACCCGCTCAGTTGGTCAGATTGCCTGTGGAAAGGGAGGTTCCCGTCGATGTGTCAGCCACTCTGGGACCCAGGGCGGAAAAACCTATGCAGTTGTCTATCCCCTTGCTGATTGGGGGAATGGGTTATGGTGTTGCCTTAAGTGAAAAGGCCAAAGTTGCCCTGGCTAAAGCGGCTAAGCAAGTAGGCACAGCCACTAATTCCGGTGAAGGCCCCTTTCTTGCTGAGGAGAGAAACGCCGCGGGAAAATTCATCTGGCAGGTAAGCCGCTATGACTATGGCAGAAACCCACAAGGGATAGCTGAAGCAGATATGCTCGAGGTGCAAATGGGTCAAGGTTCACGACTGGGAGCGCATGTCTTATATCCTCAGGAAATCAAGGGAAAAGCTCAGAAGCTGATGGGAATTTCACCGATTGTTCCCTTAAAGGGTTATGCTAAACTGCCCGGAATTAACTCCCCGTTGGATTGGCCGCGTTATGTTGAAGAATTGCGCCAGGAGGCCGGCGGTAAACCCATTGGTATCAAAATTATGGGGGGAGGAAGATTAGAGGCTGATCTGGCTGTAGCTGTCGAGGCCGGCTTTGATGTGATTTGCATTGGGGGCGCTCAGGGGGGGACAGCGGCCTCTTCGCCTACGATCAGCGATGATTTTGGCATCCCCAGCCTTTACAATCTTGTCCGGGCCCAACGCTATCTTATCGAGCAAGGGGTAAGACACGAGGTCAGTCTTATTGCTTCAGGAGGATATGATACTCCAGGTAAATGCCTGAAGGCGATTGCTCTGGGTGCTGATGCGGTCAACTTAGGCACTGTTCCCTTATTTGCCTTGGTGCATAAGCAAATCGGCAAAGTTATGCCTTGGGAGCCATTGACACAGCTTGTTTATTATAACTCCAAATATAAAGAGCGCTTGGACGTGGAGTTAGCCGCTCAAAATGTAGCTAATGTTCTGCAATCGTTTATGCTTGAGATGGAAGAAGGAATCCGGGCTCTGGGTAAGAAATCGATACACGATCTTGGACCTAATGATCTGGTGGCATTGGATGATTGGACGGCGGAGCTTACCGGAGTTCCCAGAGCGTGGTGA
- a CDS encoding methyl-accepting chemotaxis protein: MNSFLDRISEFFFKHSGIVRWWFNLSVSAKLSLAFGINALITLVAGGAIYFMVKTGANLEQNILIYLVSLVIAGLIIFIYGLYISYLVATPLRRGVQFAEKMAQGDLTATLYSMGQKDELGTLCRSLNQMTENFRSLVGDITHSADIFAESSQVLSTQSGGTSESAQLVSSSIHQVASGSQTQANSVQNIMSSIQSMAHGIRQIEEHINLADHSSRQSLQLAQDGDTAMTMVNLQMGHIHNSVDNTGQIITALGEKSTVIGSIVETIKAISDQTNLLALNAAIEAARAGEHGRGFSVVAEEVRKLAEQSTLSSAQIETIIHDIKTSLDEAITSMDSEKEVVQSGANAIQNAQQAFTRIKESTQVLSEQIQEISALSSGITQSADIIAHEVTQVAAICQETTAQTEEVASSSSEQMVAMQEINASAQELSKTAQELQYAARKFILN, from the coding sequence ATGAACAGTTTTTTAGACAGAATAAGCGAATTCTTTTTTAAACACTCCGGCATTGTCCGCTGGTGGTTTAACTTATCCGTATCGGCAAAGCTCAGCCTGGCTTTCGGCATCAATGCCTTGATTACCCTTGTAGCCGGTGGAGCTATATACTTTATGGTTAAGACGGGGGCCAACCTCGAGCAAAACATCCTTATCTATCTGGTTTCACTCGTTATAGCAGGACTTATCATCTTTATTTATGGACTTTACATATCCTACTTAGTTGCCACTCCACTACGCCGCGGAGTGCAATTCGCTGAAAAAATGGCTCAAGGGGACCTTACGGCAACCCTATACAGCATGGGGCAAAAAGACGAATTAGGAACCCTCTGTAGATCCCTGAATCAAATGACTGAGAATTTCCGCTCTTTGGTGGGAGACATTACCCATAGTGCCGACATTTTTGCCGAATCCTCTCAAGTTCTTTCCACTCAGTCGGGGGGAACCAGTGAATCAGCCCAACTTGTATCATCCTCCATCCATCAAGTGGCATCCGGGTCCCAGACACAAGCCAACAGCGTCCAAAACATTATGAGTTCCATCCAATCTATGGCCCATGGCATTCGTCAGATTGAGGAGCATATTAATCTTGCCGATCACTCTTCAAGGCAGTCCTTGCAGCTTGCCCAGGACGGAGATACTGCCATGACCATGGTCAATCTTCAGATGGGGCATATTCATAACTCCGTGGATAACACAGGACAGATCATCACTGCCCTTGGTGAAAAATCTACCGTCATCGGCTCTATTGTGGAAACGATTAAAGCCATATCGGATCAAACCAACCTCTTGGCACTGAATGCAGCCATCGAAGCTGCACGGGCTGGGGAACACGGCCGGGGCTTCAGCGTCGTCGCTGAAGAAGTCCGGAAGCTGGCCGAGCAATCGACTCTATCCAGCGCTCAAATCGAAACCATTATCCATGATATCAAGACCAGCCTTGACGAAGCCATCACCAGTATGGACTCAGAAAAAGAAGTGGTGCAAAGCGGAGCCAATGCCATTCAAAATGCCCAACAAGCCTTTACGCGGATTAAAGAAAGCACTCAAGTCCTGAGTGAGCAGATTCAAGAGATTTCAGCTCTATCCAGCGGTATCACCCAAAGTGCAGATATCATCGCCCATGAGGTAACTCAAGTCGCTGCTATCTGTCAAGAGACCACTGCTCAGACAGAGGAAGTAGCCAGCAGCAGTTCTGAGCAGATGGTCGCTATGCAAGAGATCAACGCTTCTGCCCAGGAGCTTTCCAAAACAGCCCAAGAGCTCCAGTATGCGGCCCGCAAATTCATTTTGAATTAA
- a CDS encoding LysM peptidoglycan-binding domain-containing protein, whose amino-acid sequence MDYTRYVVQPGDSIYKIANAYKIEMSDIINLNHLKHPDRIYPGQILLLPTYEFKDTLPGEIPEPNFTYAMWLFDVYAGKDSELSAVTTYLYQAVVLDRPEFDELLRPIAYDELRHLEQLAWCIRFLGVDPRYGSFSKGRWFDWRSRYLNYSTELCVILDHNMKDEAAAVKHYTDLAQKIPIPEIQTILLQLAADEERHYQCLAQAKTRFCGCGSLQTLPVKESSSGEEL is encoded by the coding sequence ATGGACTATACCCGTTATGTTGTACAACCTGGGGATAGTATTTATAAAATCGCCAATGCCTATAAAATCGAAATGTCCGACATCATCAACCTCAACCATCTAAAGCATCCTGATCGCATCTATCCCGGACAAATCCTTCTCCTCCCTACCTATGAGTTCAAGGATACACTACCCGGAGAAATACCTGAGCCCAACTTTACTTATGCGATGTGGCTGTTCGATGTCTATGCCGGCAAGGATTCTGAGCTCTCGGCAGTTACGACTTACCTGTATCAAGCTGTAGTTTTGGATCGGCCGGAGTTCGATGAGCTCCTCCGCCCCATTGCCTATGACGAACTCCGCCACCTGGAGCAGCTGGCCTGGTGCATTCGCTTTTTAGGGGTGGACCCCCGTTACGGCTCCTTCAGCAAGGGGCGTTGGTTCGACTGGCGTTCCCGTTACCTTAATTACTCCACAGAGCTCTGTGTCATTCTCGACCACAATATGAAGGACGAAGCTGCCGCTGTAAAACATTACACAGATTTAGCGCAGAAAATTCCCATACCTGAAATCCAAACCATTCTTCTTCAATTAGCCGCTGACGAAGAACGTCACTACCAGTGTTTGGCCCAAGCCAAAACACGTTTTTGCGGGTGTGGTTCTTTACAAACCCTTCCTGTTAAAGAAAGTTCAAGCGGAGAAGAGTTATAA
- a CDS encoding TIGR04086 family membrane protein — MGDSILKGISAALVVTVVTLLAGLIWTALEMGGLSTATLVDIGLIASCIAAGYVTGRASGQWILGGVSGLGYVLLCVVLVALFLELRAWGVIQVLAEGGLLGILSGAFGAGSGGKTSRSAAWRQPRVSSWGSNYSSRGVYGSGETYCGAYDYSRAYEDEDDHGNDWDDLLEEDWEEEQQWNGSKKLSSQRGLSFNRQAGSADEDEWEDWQRGERNKASANYRKAWWEEEVL; from the coding sequence ATGGGTGATTCAATTCTTAAAGGAATCAGCGCCGCTCTGGTTGTGACCGTCGTAACTTTACTTGCGGGGTTGATTTGGACAGCCCTGGAGATGGGTGGATTATCTACCGCAACTTTGGTGGACATTGGGTTAATAGCAAGCTGTATAGCTGCAGGATATGTGACAGGAAGAGCAAGCGGGCAATGGATCCTGGGCGGAGTGTCTGGTTTAGGGTATGTCTTGCTTTGCGTGGTTCTGGTGGCGCTTTTTTTGGAGCTGAGGGCTTGGGGAGTTATTCAGGTACTGGCTGAAGGAGGACTGCTCGGTATCCTTTCCGGTGCCTTTGGAGCAGGCAGTGGCGGGAAAACCTCCCGATCGGCTGCTTGGCGTCAACCAAGAGTATCTTCATGGGGGAGTAATTACAGCAGCAGAGGAGTTTACGGCAGCGGGGAAACTTACTGTGGTGCTTATGACTATTCACGGGCTTATGAAGATGAGGATGATCATGGGAATGATTGGGACGATTTGCTTGAAGAAGATTGGGAAGAGGAGCAGCAGTGGAATGGGAGCAAAAAACTTTCCAGTCAGCGAGGATTGAGTTTTAACAGGCAAGCCGGTTCAGCGGATGAAGATGAGTGGGAAGATTGGCAGCGGGGAGAAAGAAACAAAGCCTCTGCCAATTATCGTAAAGCATGGTGGGAAGAAGAGGTTCTTTAG